A portion of the Luxibacter massiliensis genome contains these proteins:
- a CDS encoding winged helix-turn-helix domain-containing protein, which produces MKEQIKTAIINGDLEDNDMLPSLRKLSKELKISVLTITRAYTELEQDGFIKNVQGKGSYVLGSSSELIKEQLIRGIEEHLLSAIKLAKQADLLLKDLHSLLNILEERNVDE; this is translated from the coding sequence ATAAAGGAACAAATTAAAACTGCAATTATAAACGGTGACCTAGAAGATAATGATATGTTACCTTCCTTAAGAAAACTATCAAAGGAATTAAAAATTAGTGTATTAACTATTACTAGAGCTTACACAGAGCTAGAACAAGATGGATTTATTAAAAATGTTCAAGGAAAAGGTAGTTATGTTTTAGGTAGTAGTTCTGAATTAATTAAAGAACAATTAATTAGAGGTATTGAAGAGCATTTATTAAGTGCAATTAAACTAGCTAAGCAAGCCGATTTATTATTAAAAGATTTACATAGTTTACTAAATATATTAGAGGAGAGAAATGTAGATGAATAA
- a CDS encoding ABC transporter ATP-binding protein — protein MNNILEVNNLGKIYNEFQLKDINFSLPYGFIMGLIGENGAGKTTTIKAILNMISKDSGDIAIFGKNNIKDEIEIKKNIGAVFDSNYFVDSWKIKDVEKSMRLFYDNWDNIKFKSLISKFNISTNKKISQLSKGMQMKLMLACALSYDAKLLILDEPTSGLDPVSRDELLDILKEYIEDEKRSVLFSTHITTDLEKIADYITYLHKGRLIYSGGKEEFIDAFRIAKGGRDELVSDLENKLISTRVYSSGFEGLIKTEFVKEYPNLLFEPASIDDIIVYSNKGDILRNE, from the coding sequence ATGAATAATATTTTAGAAGTAAATAATCTAGGCAAAATTTATAATGAATTTCAATTAAAAGACATTAATTTTAGCTTACCGTATGGTTTTATTATGGGATTAATAGGTGAAAATGGAGCAGGAAAAACTACTACAATTAAAGCTATTCTTAATATGATAAGTAAAGATTCTGGTGATATTGCCATATTTGGTAAAAATAATATTAAAGATGAAATAGAAATTAAAAAAAATATTGGAGCGGTATTTGACTCTAACTACTTTGTTGATAGTTGGAAAATTAAAGATGTAGAAAAGTCAATGAGACTATTTTATGATAATTGGGATAATATTAAATTTAAATCATTAATAAGTAAATTTAATATTTCCACTAATAAGAAAATCTCTCAACTATCTAAAGGTATGCAAATGAAATTAATGTTAGCTTGTGCATTATCTTATGATGCAAAATTATTAATTTTAGATGAACCAACAAGTGGATTAGACCCTGTTTCAAGAGATGAGTTATTAGATATTTTAAAAGAGTATATAGAAGACGAAAAACGTAGTGTCTTATTTTCTACTCATATAACTACTGATTTAGAGAAGATAGCTGATTATATTACCTATTTACATAAAGGTAGATTAATTTATTCTGGAGGAAAAGAAGAATTTATTGATGCTTTTAGAATTGCAAAAGGTGGTAGAGATGAACTTGTATCAGATTTAGAAAATAAATTAATTAGTACCAGAGTATATTCAAGCGGATTTGAGGGATTAATCAAAACTGAATTTGTTAAAGAGTATCCTAACTTACTTTTTGAGCCTGCTTCAATAGATGATATTATAGTTTATTCTAATAAAGGAGACATTTTAAGAAATGAATAA